A genome region from Pseudomonas sp. S06B 330 includes the following:
- a CDS encoding UvrD-helicase domain-containing protein — MYLALTQGMAEWLLPKIGVIERIHNTLFEIVCTPKILSGSIFLEGPFRLAANTEGTLLCLWHADYLSGTGDESFALIKLSGSTSLFSEPGISKESFERSIYLANQRLQGLLVEGAFMHRKHDDNIHTLLAGRGTEARQYSLGYFDVVKGAEESSTRTLVSAGPSDSFRAVVQCIKAEIKNLESLERQANTLINDSKLEKPKACETLDLLAASVKSYFEENTKQEDFFHAQVNTSESSITNDEVYKTLNFTLRDWVKVDSPLTEAQRKILTPDALDRNPIRILGPGGSGKTLLMQLLALFKVVNCKARGDECKILYIVHSDAMRAKVIQKFEILSSEHPELYQDHVVVTTLSEYCRKKLGLELESILDPDATDAKLYQLHQILEALAQERSSYEKQISSSSLLTTVYQNKNLTDIFAKLVLAEISIAIKGHGYEQDRRRYVESERNLSRFHGILTRDERDFVFSLFEWYHSEVFEKYGALDPDDIALSLFGSIKTPVWRLRRKSEGFDYIFVDEAQLFNENEKRLFSLLSNDKKSHIPIALALDEAQSFYGQSNAGLATLGIKDISNQSLDSIRRSTVEIAKLAFFVIQRSTNLFSSDFPDFTSIESFHMPAKDKRFGKPSLEKEAIDSRDFGRFILRRVREMRADNIRQIAIICHTENYWAEIEGELSKSDLPFQVLRERGEKIKADQPVVVLCRPAQVGGQEFDAVIIVGLEKGALTVKENPALESAIEQQMIRETYLSVTRARYKVIFAISKSATENEILSDAITASLINKKQGA, encoded by the coding sequence ATGTATTTAGCTTTAACCCAAGGTATGGCAGAGTGGTTGCTTCCTAAAATTGGAGTGATCGAAAGAATTCACAATACTCTATTCGAGATAGTTTGCACTCCTAAAATACTGTCGGGTTCAATTTTTTTGGAAGGCCCATTCCGATTAGCTGCTAACACTGAAGGAACGCTTCTATGCCTGTGGCACGCCGACTACCTCAGCGGAACTGGTGACGAATCATTCGCTCTAATCAAACTTTCTGGTAGCACTTCTCTTTTTTCAGAGCCGGGAATTAGCAAAGAGTCATTTGAGCGCTCCATATACCTTGCGAATCAACGGCTACAAGGGTTACTTGTCGAGGGTGCATTTATGCACCGGAAACATGATGACAACATACACACCCTTCTGGCCGGCCGCGGAACAGAGGCCAGGCAATATAGCCTCGGATATTTTGATGTTGTCAAAGGCGCGGAAGAATCCTCTACTCGCACCCTAGTCTCGGCCGGCCCGAGCGACAGCTTTCGCGCCGTAGTGCAATGTATTAAAGCTGAAATAAAAAATCTAGAATCACTTGAGCGCCAAGCTAATACTTTAATAAATGATAGCAAGCTCGAGAAGCCCAAGGCATGTGAGACTCTTGATCTTCTGGCTGCAAGTGTTAAGAGTTACTTTGAAGAAAATACAAAGCAAGAAGACTTTTTTCATGCCCAAGTAAATACAAGCGAGTCCTCGATTACAAACGATGAGGTTTACAAAACATTAAACTTCACCTTGAGGGACTGGGTAAAGGTCGATAGCCCCCTGACCGAGGCCCAGAGAAAAATCCTTACACCAGATGCACTCGATAGAAACCCCATTCGAATCCTAGGGCCAGGCGGGTCTGGGAAAACCCTGTTAATGCAGCTACTTGCACTATTTAAAGTAGTTAATTGTAAGGCTCGAGGTGACGAATGCAAAATTCTGTACATTGTCCACAGTGATGCGATGCGTGCAAAAGTCATTCAAAAATTCGAGATATTGTCAAGTGAACATCCCGAGCTATATCAAGATCATGTAGTTGTTACTACTCTTTCGGAATATTGCAGAAAGAAACTTGGCTTGGAGCTAGAGTCTATTCTAGATCCTGATGCCACCGACGCTAAGCTATACCAACTGCATCAAATACTTGAGGCTTTAGCTCAGGAAAGATCATCATATGAGAAGCAAATATCCTCAAGCAGCTTGCTAACTACAGTGTACCAGAACAAAAACTTAACTGATATTTTTGCGAAGCTAGTCCTTGCTGAAATTTCAATTGCCATTAAAGGTCATGGGTATGAGCAAGACCGTCGACGCTACGTCGAATCCGAACGAAATCTTAGTAGATTTCACGGGATTCTGACGCGCGACGAACGGGATTTCGTTTTCAGCCTATTCGAATGGTACCATAGTGAAGTGTTTGAAAAATATGGAGCTCTAGATCCAGACGATATTGCGCTTTCATTGTTTGGTTCGATAAAAACACCAGTTTGGCGACTACGACGGAAAAGCGAAGGCTTCGATTATATTTTTGTAGATGAAGCGCAACTGTTTAATGAAAATGAAAAGCGCCTATTTTCCCTACTGTCGAATGACAAAAAATCTCACATCCCAATTGCTTTAGCATTAGACGAGGCTCAATCTTTTTATGGGCAGTCTAATGCGGGGCTTGCAACGCTCGGAATTAAAGATATATCAAACCAGAGCCTTGATTCCATTAGGCGCTCTACTGTAGAAATTGCAAAGCTAGCGTTCTTTGTCATCCAGCGAAGCACAAATCTTTTCAGTAGTGATTTCCCTGACTTCACATCAATTGAAAGCTTTCACATGCCTGCAAAGGATAAGCGATTTGGAAAGCCATCTTTAGAAAAGGAGGCTATTGACTCCCGAGACTTCGGGCGGTTCATTCTTCGCCGGGTTCGTGAAATGCGCGCCGATAATATTCGGCAAATTGCGATCATCTGTCATACCGAAAACTATTGGGCCGAGATTGAAGGCGAGCTATCAAAATCCGATTTGCCGTTTCAAGTCTTGCGCGAGCGAGGAGAAAAAATCAAGGCGGATCAACCTGTAGTAGTGCTATGTCGACCTGCTCAAGTTGGTGGCCAAGAATTTGATGCTGTTATTATTGTTGGATTAGAAAAAGGCGCGCTGACGGTCAAGGAAAACCCAGCCCTTGAGTCTGCAATAGAGCAACAGATGATCCGCGAAACGTATCTTTCGGTTACTCGGGCAAGATACAAAGTAATATTCGCAATATCAAAATCCGCTACAGAAAATGAAATCCTAAGCGATGCTATTACTGCAAGCTTAATAAATAAAAAACAAGGAGCTTAA
- a CDS encoding integrase encodes MADILLFIPKHQRDSQNNLEDFIAMCRDRLTVFGADLDWYANAWPKVGNFTVMGAPARGYTTEQLLSADIIPFAKAYVRYQQGHNPTQLKSEFKAIRCIEKALLTVKGKADITQVDQLVMDAAGQVAREYKVTGYQAGVSLLKLVEFLNESRIVPDQITWRNPISKPKEMNRTDAEGKRKRAEKLPEDHWLEAMAEMFANDLVNARDRFTTSVFALLMCAPSRVSEVQDLPVNCLHPETDGNGLERLGLRFYAGKGYGSDIKWVPTIFKDIATEAVRRLVELSAPGRALAKWYEDHPGKFYRHESCPQVPDDHPLTDEQGCMALGIRASRGALNQVFSKYSPYRTLRSKGEPLTLAFLNDYCHSQLPSGWPWKSQERNIKYSEALCCFRAHEFRLDFSPSPIKIWGAGKSTFTTDLNLIDGQEHSIWKRHGYRNPDGSEISMTSHQVRHFLNTVAQRGALGQLDIAKWSGRANIHQNAVYNHMSDDEYVELARNAGVGGVLEKIHANMPVTYADLEAAGEGIAHVTEYGFCVHDYSMLPCQKHRDCLNCTEQVCIKGDATKLDRLRQQRSLTRVQLEKAKAADTSGTYGADRWSQHQIKTLERLDQLIEILESPDLPDGTAIRLSNEQEFSLLRRELAARRSSPRLPSPEPDIDELRNLLGAF; translated from the coding sequence ATGGCTGACATACTGCTATTCATCCCCAAGCATCAGCGTGACAGCCAGAATAATCTAGAGGACTTCATTGCGATGTGCCGTGACCGCCTGACGGTATTCGGGGCAGACTTGGACTGGTATGCCAATGCCTGGCCCAAGGTCGGCAACTTTACGGTAATGGGGGCACCTGCTCGGGGCTACACGACTGAACAGTTGCTGAGCGCTGACATCATTCCCTTTGCCAAGGCATATGTCCGCTACCAGCAAGGTCACAACCCCACCCAACTCAAAAGCGAATTTAAGGCGATTCGCTGCATCGAGAAGGCTTTGTTGACGGTTAAGGGCAAAGCAGACATTACGCAGGTAGATCAACTCGTCATGGACGCAGCGGGTCAAGTGGCAAGGGAATACAAGGTCACGGGCTACCAAGCAGGTGTTAGCTTGTTGAAGCTGGTGGAGTTCCTAAATGAAAGTCGGATTGTTCCCGATCAGATCACCTGGCGTAATCCTATCTCCAAGCCAAAAGAGATGAACCGGACGGACGCGGAAGGCAAAAGAAAACGAGCAGAAAAGTTACCAGAGGATCACTGGCTGGAAGCAATGGCAGAGATGTTTGCCAACGATCTCGTGAATGCTCGGGATCGATTCACAACGTCCGTATTTGCCCTGTTGATGTGCGCGCCATCTCGCGTCTCGGAGGTTCAAGACCTGCCGGTGAATTGTTTGCATCCTGAGACAGATGGAAACGGTCTCGAAAGACTAGGGCTACGGTTTTATGCCGGCAAGGGTTACGGGTCGGATATTAAGTGGGTCCCGACCATATTCAAGGATATCGCCACAGAAGCCGTGCGCCGGTTAGTTGAGTTGTCTGCTCCAGGACGGGCGTTGGCGAAATGGTATGAAGACCACCCCGGAAAATTCTACCGCCACGAAAGCTGTCCCCAAGTGCCTGACGACCATCCACTGACTGACGAGCAAGGTTGCATGGCGCTTGGCATTAGGGCATCGAGAGGGGCATTGAACCAGGTATTCTCGAAATACTCCCCCTATCGTACTTTGAGGTCAAAGGGTGAGCCACTGACGCTGGCATTTTTAAATGATTACTGTCATAGCCAACTACCTAGCGGATGGCCTTGGAAGAGTCAGGAACGCAACATCAAGTACTCGGAGGCCCTTTGCTGTTTCAGGGCTCACGAATTCCGTTTGGACTTTAGCCCGAGCCCTATCAAGATATGGGGAGCCGGTAAGAGTACGTTTACCACTGACCTGAACTTAATTGATGGCCAGGAGCACAGCATCTGGAAGCGCCACGGTTACAGGAATCCGGATGGCAGTGAAATTTCGATGACCTCTCACCAGGTGCGTCATTTCCTCAATACCGTGGCACAGCGGGGCGCGTTGGGGCAGCTAGACATCGCCAAGTGGTCGGGTCGGGCAAACATCCATCAAAACGCCGTGTACAACCATATGAGCGACGACGAGTACGTCGAGCTGGCCAGAAACGCGGGCGTCGGTGGTGTGCTCGAAAAGATCCACGCCAATATGCCGGTAACCTACGCCGATCTCGAGGCAGCAGGGGAGGGTATCGCCCATGTCACTGAGTATGGATTCTGCGTACATGACTACTCGATGCTGCCCTGCCAGAAGCATCGTGATTGCTTGAACTGTACCGAACAGGTATGCATAAAAGGCGACGCGACCAAGCTTGATCGTCTCAGGCAGCAGCGGAGCCTCACTCGTGTGCAACTGGAAAAGGCCAAAGCGGCAGATACATCGGGAACCTATGGCGCCGACCGCTGGAGTCAGCATCAGATCAAGACTCTGGAGCGGCTGGACCAGTTGATTGAGATACTCGAGTCGCCCGACCTCCCGGACGGTACTGCCATTCGGCTCAGCAATGAACAGGAGTTCAGCCTGCTGAGGCGAGAGCTTGCTGCCCGCCGGTCTTCCCCCAGGCTCCCTTCTCCAGAGCCCGACATTGATGAGCTGCGAAATCTGCTGGGGGCTTTCTAG